A window of Argopecten irradians isolate NY chromosome 1, Ai_NY, whole genome shotgun sequence contains these coding sequences:
- the LOC138334458 gene encoding protein DGCR6-like codes for MSDTSNLDPTVLSSRKDEIARRELQQRRHYFLQKELQNMARELPGKYQQRMPYNLLSGLANVLLDDTMFEIVRSLQEVQQLEERHLSSQRIKLVNDHKAQRHDLQKKHKEMLQSCQTKPHNLPIVESTIEREKITLERRCEEELKKRDMKIILDLDQKVMDQQVMLERAGVPGFFVTNKKQDIQLQMYLLEFIQRLSHMDIPS; via the exons ATGTCAGACACTAGTAATCTTGATCCGACTGTCTTAAGTTCGAGGAAAGATGAAATTGCACGCAGAGAACTACAGCAGAGGAGACATTACTTCTTACAGAAGGAGCTTCAGAACATGGCAAGAGAACTCCCTGG GAAATACCAGCAGCGGATGCCGTATAATCTTCTGTCTGGTTTAGCTAATGTTCTGCTGGATGATACCATGTTTGAAATCGTCCGAAGCCTACAGGAAGTGCAGCAGCTTGAGGAGAGACATCTGTCGAGTCAGCGCATCAAACTTGTCAACGACCATAAAG CACAGCGACATGACCTTCAGAAGAAACACAAAGAAATGCTGCAGTCATGTCAGACCAAGCCCCACAACCTCCCTATAGTGGAGAGTACCATTGAAAGGGAGAAAATT ACATTAGAGCGCCGCTGTGAAGAAGAGTTGAAGAAGCGGGACATGAAGATCATCCTTGACCTTGACCAGAAGGTGATGGACCAACAGGTAATGCTGGAGCGGGCTGGTGTTCCTGGATTCTTCGTTACCAACAAAAAACAAGATATTCAGCTTCAAATGTATCTATTGGAGTTTATACAGAGACTAAGTCATATGGATATTCCATCCTGA